In one Arenibacter antarcticus genomic region, the following are encoded:
- a CDS encoding 3-phosphoshikimate 1-carboxyvinyltransferase, giving the protein MKLHLSAPSNTLIKTEVKITGSKSESNRLLLLQALYPAITINNLSNSDDAEVMQKGLKIEKGVVDIHHAGTAMRFLTAYFASQENKEVVLTGSKRMTERPIKVLVDALRELGADITYENNEGYPPIKIKGKKLVQNKVSLPANISSQYISALLLVAPKLENGLELELIGEITSVPYIKMTLGLLTQIGVESSFNGNTIKVLPQETLPAATLVVESDWSSASYFYSIVSLCEVGTEITLSAYNKNSLQGDSVLAEIYKDFGVESTFGEHQVILRKTTSTVNKTIEIDLANAPDIAQTIVVSCFGLGIGCYLTGLHTLKIKETDRLEALKEELGKLGAPISVTDKTLTLKPSDKINKDIAIDTYNDHRMAMAFAPLALKTSLYINDAEVVSKSYPDFWKDMESLKFQVQTS; this is encoded by the coding sequence TTGAAACTACATTTATCTGCTCCATCCAACACATTAATAAAAACAGAGGTAAAGATAACGGGATCTAAAAGTGAGTCCAATAGACTATTGCTTTTACAAGCCCTCTATCCCGCTATCACGATCAATAATCTTTCCAACTCGGATGATGCCGAGGTAATGCAGAAAGGTCTTAAAATTGAGAAAGGGGTAGTAGATATTCACCATGCGGGTACAGCCATGCGTTTTTTAACCGCCTATTTTGCTTCCCAAGAAAATAAGGAAGTCGTTTTAACGGGATCTAAACGAATGACGGAGCGCCCCATAAAAGTGTTGGTAGATGCCCTAAGAGAATTGGGTGCTGATATCACTTATGAAAATAATGAGGGCTATCCCCCGATAAAAATTAAGGGAAAAAAGCTCGTACAAAATAAAGTAAGCCTCCCTGCCAATATCAGCAGTCAGTATATATCCGCACTGCTATTGGTCGCGCCAAAGTTGGAAAATGGATTGGAGTTGGAGCTGATTGGTGAAATTACGTCTGTCCCCTACATAAAAATGACCTTGGGCCTACTTACCCAAATAGGTGTAGAGAGTTCGTTTAATGGAAATACGATTAAAGTTCTGCCACAAGAAACGCTGCCAGCAGCTACCCTAGTGGTGGAGTCCGATTGGAGCTCCGCATCCTATTTCTACAGTATTGTTTCCCTATGTGAGGTGGGAACGGAAATTACCTTGTCTGCCTATAATAAAAATAGCCTGCAAGGAGATAGTGTGTTGGCTGAAATTTATAAGGATTTTGGGGTTGAATCAACTTTTGGGGAGCATCAGGTAATTTTGAGGAAAACAACATCAACAGTGAACAAAACGATCGAAATTGATCTTGCCAATGCTCCAGATATTGCGCAAACCATAGTAGTGAGCTGTTTCGGTCTTGGAATAGGGTGTTATCTTACAGGGCTACATACCCTTAAAATCAAGGAAACGGACAGGCTGGAGGCCTTAAAGGAGGAATTGGGCAAATTGGGCGCACCAATCTCGGTGACCGACAAAACCCTAACCCTTAAGCCTTCAGATAAAATAAATAAAGATATTGCAATAGATACTTATAATGACCATCGGATGGCTATGGCGTTTGCCCCTTTGGCTCTTAAAACTTCCCTGTATATCAATGACGCGGAAGTAGTGTCCAAATCCTACCCCGATTTTTGGAAGGACATGGAAAGCCTAAAATTTCAGGTGCAAACTAGCTGA
- a CDS encoding nucleotide pyrophosphohydrolase, with protein MNIKDAQLAVDEWIKAHGVRYFNELTNMAQLTEEVGEVARIIARRYGEQSEKESDKNKDLGEELADVLFVVLCLANQTGIDLQESFDKKLDLKATRDHDRHHSNKKLK; from the coding sequence ATGAACATAAAGGATGCACAGCTAGCAGTTGACGAATGGATTAAGGCCCATGGGGTCCGTTATTTTAATGAGCTTACCAATATGGCCCAACTTACAGAAGAGGTAGGGGAGGTAGCCCGAATCATCGCTAGGAGATATGGGGAACAAAGTGAAAAAGAATCAGATAAAAACAAGGATCTTGGGGAAGAATTGGCAGACGTGCTTTTTGTGGTTCTGTGCTTAGCCAACCAAACTGGTATTGACTTACAGGAATCCTTTGATAAGAAATTAGATCTGAAGGCAACAAGAGATCACGATCGTCACCACAGCAATAAAAAGCTGAAATAA
- the dtd gene encoding D-aminoacyl-tRNA deacylase, with amino-acid sequence MRAVIQRVSQASVTVEGKLISEISKGLLVLLGIEEADGEEDVVWLSKKMINLRVFDDVEGVMNESLLQVDGGLIIVSQFTLQAAVKKGNRPSYLKAAKPDIAIPLYERFIAQVEADLGKKVGTGVFGANMKVALINDGPVTIQIDTKNRE; translated from the coding sequence ATGAGGGCAGTAATCCAAAGGGTGTCACAAGCAAGTGTTACCGTTGAGGGGAAGTTAATTTCTGAGATTTCCAAGGGACTTCTAGTGCTTTTGGGGATAGAGGAGGCTGATGGGGAGGAAGATGTTGTGTGGCTTTCTAAAAAAATGATAAACCTGAGGGTTTTTGACGATGTCGAAGGGGTGATGAATGAATCCTTATTACAAGTAGATGGTGGGCTGATCATAGTGAGCCAGTTTACCCTTCAGGCCGCTGTAAAAAAAGGGAATAGGCCTAGCTATTTAAAGGCAGCCAAACCCGATATCGCCATTCCACTATATGAGCGTTTTATAGCACAAGTGGAAGCGGACCTAGGTAAAAAAGTAGGAACGGGAGTTTTTGGAGCCAACATGAAGGTGGCCTTAATAAATGATGGTCCCGTAACCATACAAATAGATACAAAGAACAGGGAATAA
- the rsgA gene encoding ribosome small subunit-dependent GTPase A encodes MKGTVYKSTGSWYTVKSKEGVFYECRIKGKFRLKGIKSTNPIAVGDVVTFDEDLSAEAQGVITDIQDRKNYIIRKSVNLSKQTHIIAANLDQVFLIVTLNNPTTFTSFIDRFLVTAEAYHIPAILLFNKIDTYTTEELNEIRYLASLYREVGYQCLGISAITGKNVDQVKEMMLGKTSMFSGHSGVGKSTLVNAIEPKLDLKTKNISSQHLQGQHTTTFAEMFDLEIDAKIIDTPGIKGFGIVDMEKEEIGDYFPEFFKLKGECKFNNCLHIDEPQCAVKDALDQDKVAWSRYKSYVQMIKGEEENYRTDIYGEK; translated from the coding sequence ATGAAAGGAACCGTTTATAAATCTACCGGCAGTTGGTACACCGTAAAATCCAAGGAAGGAGTCTTCTATGAATGTCGGATTAAAGGGAAATTTCGACTTAAAGGAATAAAGAGCACCAATCCTATTGCGGTTGGTGATGTGGTAACTTTTGACGAGGATCTCTCTGCAGAAGCACAAGGAGTTATAACGGACATTCAGGACCGCAAGAACTACATTATTAGAAAATCGGTTAACCTTTCCAAGCAAACCCATATTATTGCGGCAAATCTGGATCAGGTGTTCCTAATCGTAACCTTGAATAATCCTACGACATTTACCAGTTTTATAGATCGATTTTTGGTTACGGCAGAGGCCTATCATATCCCCGCAATTTTACTTTTCAATAAGATAGATACCTATACTACTGAAGAACTGAACGAGATTAGATACCTAGCTTCACTTTATAGGGAAGTGGGGTATCAATGTCTCGGTATATCTGCAATTACTGGGAAGAATGTAGATCAAGTGAAAGAAATGATGTTGGGGAAAACAAGTATGTTCTCTGGGCATTCCGGGGTAGGTAAATCTACCTTGGTCAATGCCATAGAACCAAAATTGGACCTAAAGACAAAAAACATATCTAGTCAGCATTTACAGGGACAACACACAACAACTTTTGCGGAAATGTTCGATCTGGAAATAGATGCGAAGATAATAGATACTCCGGGGATCAAAGGTTTTGGTATAGTGGATATGGAGAAGGAGGAGATTGGTGATTACTTTCCAGAATTTTTTAAATTGAAAGGCGAATGCAAGTTTAATAACTGCCTGCACATAGACGAACCCCAATGTGCGGTAAAAGATGCCCTAGATCAGGATAAGGTGGCCTGGAGCAGATATAAAAGCTATGTGCAGATGATTAAAGGGGAAGAAGAGAATTACAGAACTGATATATACGGCGAAAAATAA
- a CDS encoding head GIN domain-containing protein encodes MKIKSLVVLGVMLVSFTMVSQRIVEKAVGDFNEIKVYDLIAVNLIKSDENKVLIKGDNADDLQLINKNGTLKIKMVLNKIFHGENTFVEVYFKEIDLIDGNEGARITVNETLVQQSITLKTQEGAKIKVGLNVGQVDSRSVTGGIVEASGKTKNLKVVLNTGGIFEGKPLLSDKASVKITAAGEATIYATDKVDVNVKAGGDVVVYGNPKEVNKNTFAGGRVKIMN; translated from the coding sequence ATGAAAATAAAAAGTTTAGTTGTTCTGGGTGTAATGTTGGTATCCTTTACCATGGTTTCTCAGCGCATAGTGGAAAAGGCTGTTGGAGATTTTAACGAAATAAAAGTGTACGATCTTATTGCGGTGAACCTTATTAAATCTGATGAAAACAAAGTGTTGATTAAAGGAGATAATGCAGATGACCTACAGCTTATAAACAAAAATGGGACCCTTAAAATAAAAATGGTATTGAATAAAATATTTCATGGGGAAAATACTTTTGTTGAGGTGTATTTTAAGGAGATCGATTTGATCGATGGCAATGAAGGTGCTAGAATTACAGTAAACGAAACTCTCGTTCAGCAGTCTATAACCTTAAAGACTCAGGAAGGGGCTAAAATCAAAGTCGGGCTAAATGTAGGTCAGGTCGACTCAAGATCCGTTACCGGAGGAATTGTGGAGGCATCTGGGAAAACCAAAAATTTAAAGGTGGTACTTAATACCGGTGGTATTTTTGAAGGTAAACCACTGTTGAGTGATAAGGCGAGTGTTAAAATCACCGCTGCTGGGGAGGCTACAATCTATGCCACAGATAAGGTAGATGTAAATGTGAAAGCTGGTGGAGATGTTGTGGTTTACGGAAATCCTAAAGAGGTGAACAAGAATACCTTCGCAGGAGGTAGAGTGAAAATCATGAATTAA
- a CDS encoding bifunctional 3-deoxy-7-phosphoheptulonate synthase/chorismate mutase type II, producing MENSKQMRTWLDDMKLDHPLVIAGPCSAETEEQVMRIANELKDTDVNYFRAGIWKPRTRPGMFEGVGALGLKWLQKVKKETGMKTATEVANRAHVELALEHDIDLLWIGARSTVSPFIVQEIADALEGTDKIVLIKNPVNPDLALWLGAVERLYTANIKNLGVIHRGFSTYEKSKYRNIPEWQMAIELQTKFPDLPIINDPSHITGKRDMIFDVSQTALDLNFDGLMIETHYDPDNAWSDAAQQVTPAKLVQIMRDLKIRKETNLEMDYTNNLNNLRAQIDVIDNQVIEILGKRMKISDSIGALKKQKNVAVLQSNRWNAILGNMILEGESKGLSEEFILKMFKAIHQESINHQEKIINF from the coding sequence ATGGAAAATTCAAAACAAATGAGAACTTGGTTGGACGATATGAAATTGGACCATCCATTAGTAATCGCCGGACCTTGTAGTGCGGAGACGGAAGAGCAGGTAATGCGAATTGCCAACGAATTAAAGGATACCGATGTTAATTACTTTAGGGCCGGAATTTGGAAACCAAGAACGCGTCCTGGTATGTTTGAAGGAGTAGGAGCTTTAGGTTTAAAGTGGTTGCAAAAGGTGAAAAAGGAAACCGGAATGAAAACCGCTACTGAGGTAGCTAACCGAGCACACGTAGAATTAGCTTTGGAGCACGATATAGATTTGCTATGGATCGGAGCCCGTTCTACGGTAAGTCCATTCATTGTTCAAGAAATTGCAGATGCCTTAGAAGGAACTGATAAAATAGTATTGATCAAAAACCCAGTAAATCCAGATTTAGCCTTGTGGTTAGGTGCAGTAGAGCGCTTGTACACGGCTAATATTAAGAACTTGGGAGTAATACACAGAGGGTTTTCTACCTATGAAAAGTCCAAATACAGAAATATCCCTGAATGGCAAATGGCTATTGAATTGCAGACCAAATTTCCAGATCTGCCAATAATCAATGATCCTTCCCATATTACAGGTAAGCGCGATATGATCTTTGATGTTTCCCAAACTGCATTGGACCTCAATTTTGATGGTTTAATGATTGAGACCCATTACGATCCGGACAATGCTTGGAGCGATGCCGCACAGCAAGTTACTCCAGCCAAATTAGTTCAGATAATGAGAGACCTGAAGATTAGGAAGGAAACCAACTTGGAAATGGATTACACAAATAACTTGAACAACCTTAGGGCACAGATAGATGTTATTGATAATCAAGTAATCGAAATTCTTGGAAAAAGAATGAAGATTTCCGACAGTATTGGAGCCTTGAAGAAACAAAAGAATGTTGCTGTATTGCAAAGTAATCGATGGAATGCCATCTTAGGAAATATGATCCTAGAAGGAGAATCTAAAGGGTTGAGCGAAGAGTTCATTTTAAAGATGTTCAAAGCAATCCACCAAGAATCTATTAATCATCAAGAAAAAATCATAAACTTCTAA
- a CDS encoding prephenate dehydrogenase, with translation MNVFVVGIGLIGGSFAKDIKRVRPNVRIFGVDTNERHLEEALSLSLIDEKADYSRLAEADFVIVSIPVDVMVRELPIILEAINEDTIVMDAGSTKSLICKTLENHPNRRNYLACHPIAGTEFSGPSAAIEGLYQGKTNIICEIEKTAFKQQERALELFQQLGMRIRYMNPEAHDKHIAYVSHLSHISSFMLGKTVIDKERNERDIFDMAGSGFESTVRLAKSSPAMWTPIFKQNRENVIETLGEYIGNLKLFKKMLEEDDYEGIYNEMCNTNRIKEILNGIPLNKQ, from the coding sequence ATGAATGTATTTGTAGTAGGAATTGGATTAATTGGAGGCTCTTTCGCTAAGGATATTAAGAGAGTGCGACCTAACGTCCGTATTTTTGGGGTAGATACCAATGAGCGTCATTTGGAGGAGGCATTGTCTCTTTCCTTGATCGATGAAAAAGCGGATTATAGTCGACTAGCCGAGGCGGATTTTGTAATTGTGAGTATTCCTGTAGATGTTATGGTGCGGGAACTGCCCATTATTTTAGAAGCCATAAATGAGGACACCATAGTTATGGATGCAGGTTCTACAAAATCGTTAATATGCAAAACCTTGGAGAACCATCCCAATAGAAGGAACTATTTGGCCTGTCATCCCATTGCAGGAACAGAATTCTCTGGGCCCTCTGCGGCAATTGAGGGGTTGTATCAAGGGAAGACGAATATTATTTGCGAGATAGAGAAAACGGCTTTCAAACAGCAGGAAAGGGCGTTAGAGCTGTTTCAGCAGTTGGGAATGAGAATTAGATATATGAATCCCGAAGCGCATGACAAGCATATTGCCTATGTTTCGCATTTATCACATATCAGTTCCTTTATGTTAGGAAAGACGGTTATAGACAAAGAGAGAAATGAACGTGATATTTTTGACATGGCGGGAAGTGGATTTGAAAGCACTGTGCGATTGGCAAAAAGTTCGCCAGCCATGTGGACCCCGATTTTTAAGCAGAACCGGGAAAATGTAATTGAAACCTTAGGAGAGTATATAGGGAACCTAAAACTCTTTAAAAAAATGTTGGAAGAAGATGATTACGAAGGCATTTATAATGAGATGTGCAATACCAATAGAATAAAGGAAATATTAAACGGAATACCACTTAATAAACAATAA
- a CDS encoding pyridoxal phosphate-dependent aminotransferase, producing the protein MKIADRLNSIEEYYFSKKLREVRGLMAEGRPVINMGIGSPDMAPSQAVLDAVTEAIVHEGAHQYQSYQGLPELRESFAGFYRNKFNVTIDPQTEVLPLMGSKEGIMHISMAFLNKGDEALIPNPGYPTYTSVTNLVEAVPRYYDLVEDNGWFPDLVALEAQDLSKVTIMWTSYPHMPTGATATVAQLEELVAFAKRNDILLVNDNPYSFVLNEHPISILRIEGAKEVALELNSLSKTFNMAGWRVGMVLGGANHIDAILKVKSNMDSGMFYGIQKGAIAALNSDDTWFQELSRVYNERRELMFKLADKLNCVYDKNAVGMFVWAKLPEGISSAEKFIDEVLYEKNIFITPGTIFGSNGEGYIRFSLCVSTDKIKEAINRF; encoded by the coding sequence ATGAAAATCGCAGATAGGTTAAATTCGATCGAGGAATACTACTTTTCTAAAAAATTAAGAGAAGTTAGGGGATTAATGGCAGAGGGTAGGCCAGTGATAAATATGGGAATAGGGAGTCCTGATATGGCGCCTTCCCAAGCTGTTTTAGATGCAGTTACGGAGGCAATTGTCCATGAAGGGGCACACCAATATCAGAGTTATCAAGGATTGCCCGAACTTAGGGAATCGTTTGCTGGGTTTTATCGTAATAAGTTTAATGTGACTATAGACCCCCAAACTGAGGTATTGCCATTAATGGGCTCCAAAGAGGGAATTATGCACATCAGTATGGCCTTTTTAAATAAGGGAGATGAAGCGTTGATCCCCAATCCTGGATATCCCACCTATACCTCAGTTACCAACCTTGTAGAGGCTGTACCTCGTTACTATGATCTAGTGGAGGATAATGGATGGTTCCCAGATTTAGTAGCCTTGGAAGCCCAGGACCTTTCCAAAGTAACCATAATGTGGACCAGTTACCCGCATATGCCCACTGGGGCTACGGCTACTGTTGCCCAATTGGAGGAATTGGTGGCCTTTGCTAAAAGGAATGATATTTTATTGGTAAATGACAACCCCTATAGCTTTGTGTTGAACGAACACCCTATCAGTATTTTGAGGATTGAGGGAGCTAAAGAGGTGGCTCTAGAGCTAAACTCTCTTAGTAAGACCTTTAATATGGCTGGATGGAGAGTAGGGATGGTATTGGGAGGTGCTAACCATATCGATGCTATTTTAAAAGTGAAGAGCAATATGGATTCGGGGATGTTCTACGGTATCCAAAAAGGAGCTATAGCTGCCTTGAACAGTGATGATACTTGGTTTCAGGAATTAAGCAGGGTGTATAACGAGCGCAGGGAGCTGATGTTTAAGTTGGCAGATAAATTGAACTGTGTATATGACAAAAATGCCGTTGGAATGTTTGTTTGGGCAAAATTGCCCGAAGGAATCTCCTCAGCGGAAAAATTTATAGATGAGGTGCTTTACGAGAAAAATATCTTTATTACTCCAGGGACTATATTTGGGAGTAATGGGGAGGGGTATATAAGATTCTCCCTTTGTGTATCGACCGATAAAATTAAAGAGGCAATAAATAGATTTTAA
- a CDS encoding prephenate dehydratase, with protein MALKIAIQGIKGSNHHQVAKDYFGDNVDFVECSSFDDLVDHLLLKTADSGVMAIENSIAGSIIPNYALVFSKNLHIIGERYLKIHHHLMALKGQTLEDIKEVHSHPMALLQCKEFFRDYRHIKLVEDVDTAETAKRIRENQLTGIAAIAPKVAADLYDLEVIQSDIQTIKENSTRFIIVKTQNKVWPEEEINKASIRFLTDHKRGSLATILNVMSDCNLNLTKIQSLPVIEMPWKYSFFVDVTFEKFKNFEKAKTLLEIMADEFKVLGEYKNARGL; from the coding sequence ATGGCATTAAAAATTGCAATACAGGGTATAAAGGGTTCTAATCACCACCAAGTGGCCAAGGACTATTTTGGGGATAACGTAGACTTTGTGGAATGTTCTTCCTTTGATGATTTAGTAGATCATTTATTGTTGAAAACTGCAGATAGTGGCGTAATGGCTATAGAGAATTCTATAGCGGGATCCATTATTCCTAATTATGCACTGGTATTCAGTAAAAATTTGCATATAATAGGGGAGCGCTATTTAAAGATTCATCACCATTTAATGGCCTTAAAAGGTCAGACTTTGGAGGATATCAAAGAAGTGCATTCGCATCCAATGGCCTTATTGCAATGTAAGGAGTTTTTTAGGGATTATAGGCATATAAAGTTGGTAGAGGATGTAGATACTGCCGAGACTGCTAAAAGAATCCGAGAGAACCAGTTAACGGGAATTGCTGCCATTGCGCCAAAAGTGGCTGCAGATCTCTACGATCTAGAGGTTATTCAGAGTGATATACAGACCATTAAAGAGAATTCTACACGGTTTATAATTGTTAAAACACAGAACAAGGTTTGGCCAGAAGAGGAGATAAATAAAGCCTCTATACGTTTTTTAACGGATCATAAAAGAGGAAGTTTGGCAACGATTTTAAATGTGATGAGCGATTGTAATCTCAACCTCACCAAAATCCAGTCCTTGCCAGTTATTGAGATGCCGTGGAAATATTCCTTTTTCGTGGATGTGACCTTTGAAAAATTTAAAAACTTTGAAAAAGCAAAAACCTTACTAGAAATTATGGCAGATGAATTTAAAGTATTGGGGGAATATAAAAATGCTAGAGGGTTATGA
- the gldA gene encoding gliding motility-associated ABC transporter ATP-binding subunit GldA, translating to MSIVTKNIFKSFGDQLALNDISFTINKGEIVGFLGPNGAGKSTMMKILTTYYSPDQGSAEVNSHNVTTEAKNVRKSIGYLPEHNPLYLDMYVKEYLGFNADVYKVDKERIQIVLEQTGLMPEAHKKIGQLSKGYRQRVGLAAALLHDPEVLILDEPTTGLDPNQLLEIRNLIREIGKDKTIFLSTHVMKEVEAVCDRVIIISKGKIVADKTLSDLREEEEQVLVVEFDFRVEEAFLKNLEQAVKVKNIGGFVYEITFDTQKDMRPAVFDFAHDNQLKTLQLIRKNKNLESLFSELTQ from the coding sequence ATGTCTATTGTAACAAAAAACATTTTTAAATCCTTTGGCGATCAATTAGCATTAAACGATATTTCGTTTACCATTAACAAGGGAGAAATTGTTGGCTTTTTGGGCCCAAACGGGGCAGGTAAATCTACGATGATGAAGATCTTGACCACCTATTACAGCCCGGACCAAGGCAGCGCGGAAGTGAATTCCCATAACGTGACAACAGAGGCCAAAAACGTTCGAAAAAGTATTGGGTACCTTCCAGAACACAATCCGCTTTATCTAGATATGTACGTAAAGGAATACCTCGGTTTTAATGCCGATGTATACAAAGTGGACAAGGAAAGAATCCAAATAGTATTGGAACAGACCGGATTAATGCCCGAAGCACATAAAAAAATAGGGCAACTTTCCAAAGGATACCGACAAAGAGTTGGCTTGGCTGCTGCACTATTGCACGACCCCGAGGTATTGATACTGGACGAACCTACTACCGGACTGGATCCTAACCAACTGCTGGAAATTAGAAATCTGATTAGAGAAATAGGAAAGGACAAAACCATTTTTTTATCCACACACGTCATGAAAGAAGTGGAAGCGGTATGTGATCGGGTAATCATTATTAGCAAGGGAAAAATAGTGGCCGACAAAACCCTATCGGACCTTAGAGAGGAGGAAGAACAAGTCTTGGTGGTGGAGTTCGACTTTAGGGTTGAAGAGGCTTTCTTGAAAAACTTGGAACAGGCGGTAAAAGTCAAGAATATAGGAGGTTTTGTTTATGAAATCACCTTTGACACCCAAAAAGATATGCGGCCAGCGGTATTCGACTTTGCCCATGACAACCAACTTAAAACCTTACAGCTAATCAGAAAAAACAAAAACTTGGAAAGCCTCTTTAGCGAATTGACACAATAG
- a CDS encoding sulfate/molybdate ABC transporter ATP-binding protein produces MIEISLSKKLQSSGGSMLLDLELKIEKGQFVTLYGVSGAGKTCTLRLLSGLLTPDKGRIVVHGTPWFDGEKKINLPPQQRKLGYVFQDYALFPNMTVRENLEFALQKGQPKSIVRELVDIVELGEFLDRNPSNLSGGQQQRVALARALVQRPEILILDEPLSALDHKMRFKLQEYLLKVHSAYNLTTILVSHNIGEIVKLSDFVYELHNGRVIREGKALEFFSSERSSAKFRFTGEVIQIEEEEVIYVVSVLVGNSVVKVVSDREEALKLKLGDQVFVASKAFNPLIERI; encoded by the coding sequence ATGATTGAAATTAGTCTGTCCAAAAAATTACAATCCTCGGGAGGGAGTATGCTCTTGGATTTGGAATTGAAAATTGAAAAGGGGCAGTTTGTTACGTTGTACGGAGTTTCAGGAGCTGGAAAAACCTGTACCTTACGATTGCTGAGCGGCCTGCTGACTCCAGATAAAGGTCGTATCGTAGTTCATGGAACCCCTTGGTTTGATGGGGAAAAGAAAATAAATCTGCCGCCCCAGCAACGAAAACTAGGGTATGTATTTCAAGATTACGCCCTTTTCCCCAATATGACGGTCCGAGAAAATTTGGAGTTCGCCCTTCAAAAAGGGCAACCTAAATCCATAGTACGGGAATTGGTAGACATTGTGGAATTAGGTGAATTTTTAGATCGAAACCCCAGTAACTTATCTGGAGGGCAACAACAACGAGTAGCACTGGCCAGAGCCTTGGTGCAGCGTCCGGAAATTTTGATTCTGGACGAACCTCTATCCGCTTTGGACCATAAAATGAGATTTAAGCTTCAAGAATATTTATTAAAAGTACATAGTGCATATAACCTGACTACAATTTTGGTTAGTCATAATATTGGGGAAATTGTAAAGCTCTCCGATTTTGTTTACGAGCTGCACAACGGCAGGGTTATTCGTGAAGGAAAGGCCCTGGAGTTTTTTAGTTCGGAAAGGAGCAGTGCTAAATTTCGGTTTACAGGGGAAGTAATACAAATAGAAGAGGAGGAGGTGATCTATGTAGTTTCCGTTTTGGTGGGCAATTCGGTGGTGAAAGTAGTATCCGATAGGGAGGAAGCCCTAAAATTAAAATTGGGGGACCAAGTATTTGTAGCGTCCAAAGCTTTTAATCCACTTATAGAACGGATATAG
- the modB gene encoding molybdate ABC transporter permease subunit codes for MDWQPLILTFKLAVVTTIILLVLSIPIASWLSTTKSKIKPIVETLVSMPLVLPPTVLGFYMLVAFSPSNFFGNWLNEWLGIRLIFSFGGLVVASIIYSLPFMVQPIQAGLSSLPVTLKEAAYTMGKSKRTTLFKILLPNIKSSLLTGIVLTFAHTVGEFGVVLMIGGNMPGKTKVASIAIYDEVEALNYTAANNYSMILFAITFIILLLVYLTNGGYLKRFAR; via the coding sequence ATGGATTGGCAACCTCTAATACTAACATTTAAATTGGCCGTTGTTACGACCATTATTCTCTTGGTGCTTTCTATTCCCATCGCCAGTTGGTTGTCCACTACCAAATCCAAGATCAAACCAATTGTAGAAACCTTGGTGAGTATGCCATTGGTGTTACCGCCTACGGTCTTAGGTTTTTATATGCTGGTAGCTTTCAGTCCCTCTAATTTTTTTGGGAACTGGTTAAATGAATGGCTGGGGATAAGACTTATTTTTTCTTTTGGGGGGCTTGTAGTGGCTTCTATAATTTATAGTTTGCCCTTTATGGTACAACCTATTCAAGCTGGGTTGTCTTCGCTTCCAGTTACTTTAAAAGAGGCAGCCTATACTATGGGGAAATCCAAACGTACTACCTTGTTTAAAATATTATTGCCCAATATTAAATCCTCACTATTAACTGGGATTGTGTTGACTTTTGCCCATACGGTGGGCGAATTTGGAGTGGTCCTGATGATCGGGGGCAATATGCCCGGGAAGACCAAAGTGGCATCCATTGCCATATATGATGAGGTAGAAGCCCTTAATTACACCGCCGCCAATAATTATTCTATGATTCTCTTTGCGATTACCTTTATTATTCTGCTCCTGGTATACCTTACTAATGGGGGCTATCTAAAACGCTTTGCCCGATGA